A window of the Phaseolus vulgaris cultivar G19833 chromosome 5, P. vulgaris v2.0, whole genome shotgun sequence genome harbors these coding sequences:
- the LOC137835455 gene encoding probable L-type lectin-domain containing receptor kinase VII.2 encodes MSPLKLLLILLHIATTLSSVSTTEFVYNTNFNSTNIILYGNASIQTSILTLTDSSFFSIGRAFYPHKIPTRKANSPTLLPFATSFIFSIAPIKNLITGHGFVFLFTPSRGVNGTTSAEYIGLFNLSNEGNPQNHVFGVEFDIVRNVEEFNDISDNHVGVDINSLRSLTSHEAGNWGGKGDKEFKVLDLKNGENYQVWIEFMNSQLNVTLTRAGRKKPRVPLISSNVNLSGVLMDETYVGFTAATGKLVDSTRILAWSFSNSNFSIGEALVTEGLPSFVHHKRWFFEGRVLALGVSMILCVLIIGCSYVVFSILRRSKTQEEVEDWELEYWPHRISFHDIYAATRGFSEENVVAVGGNGKVYKGVLHGAEVAVKRIPQEREEGMREFLAEVSILGRMKHKNLVGLRGWCKKERGNLILVYDFMSKGSLDNRIFECEESMVLTWEERIQVLKNVATGILYLHEGWEVKVLHRDIKACNVLLDKDMNARLGDFGLARMHDHHGQVANTTRVIGTIGYIAPEVIRTGTVSTMSDVFSFGILVLEVICGRRSIEEHKPGLIDWLMSLMVQGQLHSAVDERLKAKWGYNTEEAERLLHLGLLCSHSDPSIRPTMRQVVKMLEGEMDITDEENMETSLLGKVKSAAMWSKTECAFPCSGYPTFDEIKMFSFNSWTSGRGSSTFPGSESEIIKVNR; translated from the coding sequence ATGTCTCCACTGAAgcttcttctcattcttcttCACATTGCAACCACTTTGAGCTCAGTTTCCACTACGGAATTTGTCTATAACACAAACTTCAACTCCACAAACATCATCCTATATGGAAATGCCTCTATACAGACCTCCATTCTGACTCTCACAGATTCGAGTTTCTTTTCCATAGGCCGTGCTTTTTACCCTCACAAAATACCTACCAGAAAAGCCAACTCTCCCACTTTGCTCCCCTTTGCAACCTCCTTCATTTTCTCTATTGCTCCCATTAAAAACCTTATCACTGGCCATGGCTTTGTCTTCCTATTCACACCATCAAGAGGTGTAAATGGTACGACTTCAGCTGAGTATATCGGTCTTTTCAATCTTAGCAATGAGGGCAATCCTCAGAACCATGTTTTTGGAGTTGAGTTTGATATAGTTAGAAATGTAGAAGAGTTCAATGATATTAGTGATAACCATGTCGGTGTTGACATAAACTCGCTTCGCTCCTTAACTTCTCATGAAGCTGGCAATTGGGGAGGAAAAGGTGACAAAGAATTTAAGGTGCTGGACCTAAAAAATGGAGAAAACTATCAGGTGTGGATTGAATTTATGAACTCCCAACTTAACGTTACTTTAACTCGGGCAGGACGAAAGAAGCCTAGAGTGCCTCTTATCAGTAGTAATGTTAACCTTTCAGGGGTTCTTATGGATGAAACATATGTTGGATTCACTGCAGCAACAGGGAAGTTAGTAGACAGTACCAGGATTCTTGCTTGGAGTTTTAGTAATTCAAATTTTTCAATAGGTGAAGCTTTGGTGACAGAAGGTTTGCCTTCATTTGTACATCATAAAAGGTGGTTTTTTGAAGGGCGAGTTTTGGCTCTAGGTGTGAGCATGATTTTGTGTGTGTTAATCATTGGCTGTAGTTATGTAGTATTTTCCATTCTGCGCAGAAGCAAGACACAAGAAGAAGTTGAGGACTGGGAACTGGAGTATTGGCCACATAGgattagtttccatgatatttaTGCAGCAACAAGAGGGTTCTCTGAAGAGAATGTGGTTGCTGTTGGAGGGAACGGGAAGGTGTATAAAGGGGTTTTGCATGGAGCAGAAGTTGCAGTGAAGAGAATCCCTCAAGAAAGGGAAGAAGGGATGAGAGAGTTTTTGGCTGAGGTTTCAATTCTAGGCAGAATGAAGCACAAAAATTTAGTAGGATTGAGAGGTTGGTGCAAAAAAGAGAGGGGAAATTTGATTCTAGTTTATGACTTCATGAGCAAGGGAAGTTTAGACAACAGGATATTTGAGTGTGAAGAGAGCATGGTGCTGACATGGGAAGAGAGGATTCAAGTCTTGAAAAATGTAGCCACAGGGATTCTATACCTGCACGAAGGTTGGGAAGTTAAGGTCTTGCATAGGGACATTAAAGCATGCAATGTTCTTCTTGACAAGGACATGAATGCAAGGCTGGGAGATTTTGGATTGGCTCGTATGCATGATCATCATGGACAAGTTGCCAACACAACAAGAGTGATTGGGACAATAGGATACATTGCCCCTGAAGTGATTCGAACAGGAACAGTATCAACTATGTCTGATGTGTTTAGTTTTGGAATATTGGTATTGGAAGTAATTTGCGGGCGAAGATCAATTGAAGAACATAAACCAGGTCTTATTGATTGGTTGATGTCTTTAATGGTGCAAGGCCAATTGCACAGTGCTGTTGATGAAAGGTTGAAGGCTAAATGGGGATACAACACAGAGGAAGCTGAAAGATTGCTTCATTTGGGTTTGTTGTGTTCACATTCAGACCCTAGCATTAGACCAACAATGAGGCAGGTTGTGAAAATGCTGGAGGGGGAAATGGACATCACTGATGAAGAAAACATGGAGACGAGTTTGCTTGGAAAAGTAAAATCAGCTGCAATGTGGTCTAAAACCGAATGTGCTTTTCCATGCAGTGGTTACCCAACTTTTGATGAAATTAAGATGTTCAGTTTTAATTCTTGGACCTCTGGAAGAGGCTCAAGTACTTTTCCAGGATCAGAATCAGagatcatcaaagtaaacagaTGA
- the LOC137835454 gene encoding probable L-type lectin-domain containing receptor kinase VII.2 — protein sequence MSSRTLFFLVLNLVLQLLTSLSANEFVYNKNFNSSNVKLFGNATIQNSILRLTNKTFFSIGRAFYPHKIQTKPPNSSTVLPFATSFIFSVAPCENFPVAHGFAFVFSPVMDVNGALSGNYLGLFNRSTSGNSSNHVFAVEFDDFRNEEFNEKNDNHVGVDLNSMISEYSEPAGFWGGREGEDWEDLKLADGRNYQVWIDFVDSVINVTMAPAGKKKPSRPLISKPIDLSWVLLDEMYVGFSGSTGRMVDNCRILAWSFSNSNFSIGDALDTKHLPLFVHPKTLLFRSNGFIIGVTFGAFFMGGFCALLFFYSLFKTRREEKQENFEDWELEYWPHRISYQEICDATSEFSEEKVIGVGTSGKVYRGVLKGVEVAVKSINHETRHGMREFLAEISSLGRMKHRNLVGFRGWSRRKGGKLILVYDYMVNESLDKRIFECEDAMLLSWEERIRVLQNVADGILYLHEGWDVEVLHRDIKACNVLLDKNMNARLGDFGLARLHHQEHLADTTKVIGTLGYMAPELVRIGRPTAACDVFSFGVLVLEVVCGRRPIIANQPPLVDWVFSLIEKGELSCAIDERLKGQSGYNAEEAERMLHLGLLCVGTDPVVRPTMRQVVKTLEGIKCTECNEECIHLGLLGKINSAASWSKSSTSSSYVNYPTFDEILQTKFYSTASLSVSCPSPQPQSEFVSEGR from the coding sequence ATGTCTTCTCGTACTTTGTTTTTCCTTGTCCTTAATTTGGTTCTTCAACTTTTGACTTCGTTATCCGCTAATGAATTTGTCTACAACAAAAACTTCAACTCCTCTAATGTGAAACTCTTTGGGAATGCCACCATCCAGAACTCAATTCTCAGGCTCACAAACAAAACTTTCTTCTCCATCGGACGTGCCTTTTACCCTCACAAAATACAAACGAAGCCACCAAACTCTTCCACTGTTCTTCCCTTTGCAACTTCCTTCATCTTCTCCGTTGCCCCTTGTGAGAACTTCCCTGTTGCTCATGGTTTTGCTTTTGTTTTCTCGCCGGTGATGGACGTAAATGGAGCACTCTCGGGGAACTACTTGGGCCTGTTTAACCGCTCCACTTCAGGTAACTCTTCCAACCATGTTTTTGCGGTTGAGTTTGATGATTTTAGAAACGAGGAGTTCAATGAGAAGAATGATAATCATGTGGGCGTGGACTTGAATTCGATGATTTCGGAGTATTCAGAGCCTGCCGGGTTCTGGGGTGGGAGAGAGGGCGAGGATTGGGAGGATTTGAAACTGGCTGATGGTAGAAACTATCAGGTTTGGATTGATTTTGTGGATTCCGTGATTAATGTTACTATGGCACCAGCAGGGAAAAAGAAGCCTAGCAGACCTTTGATCAGTAAGCCTATTGACCTTTCTTGGGTCTTGTTGGATGAAATGTATGTGGGGTTTTCGGGATCAACAGGGAGAATGGTGGACAATTGTAGAATCTTGGCTTGGAGTTTTAGCAATTCCAACTTTTCAATTGGTGATGCTTTGGATACCAAGCATTTACCCTTGTTTGTGCATCCCAAAACGTTGCTGTTTAGATCAAATGGTTTCATTATAGGTGTGACTTTCGGGGCATTTTTTATGGGGGGCTTCTgtgctttgttgtttttttatagtTTGTTCAAAACCAGACGGGAAGAGAAGCAGGAAAATTTTGAAGACTGGGAATTGGAGTATTGGCCACACAGGATTAGCTATCAGGAGATCTGTGATGCAACCAGTGAATTCTCTGAAGAGAAAGTGATTGGGGTTGGAACAAGTGGAAAAGTATACAGGGGAGTTTTGAAGGGAGTAGAAGTTGCAGTGAAGAGCATCAATCACGAGACACGGCATGGAATGAGAGAGTTTCTGGCAGAGATTTCAAGCCTTGGCAGAATGAAGCACAGGAATTTAGTGGGTTTTAGAGGTTGGAGCAGAAGAAAAGGAGGAAAACTTATACTGGTTTATGATTACATGGTGAATGAAAGCTTGGACAAAAGGATCTTTGAGTGTGAAGATGCAATGCTGCTGAGCTGGGAAGAAAGAATTAGAGTTTTGCAAAATGTAGCTGATGGGATTTTATACCTACATGAGGGTTGGGATGTTGAGGTCTTGCATAGGGACATCAAAGCTTGTAATGTACTACTTGACAAGAACATGAATGCTAGATTGGGGGATTTCGGGCTTGCAAGGCTGCATCACCAGGAACATTTGGCTGACACAACAAAAGTGATAGGAACTCTGGGGTACATGGCACCGGAACTAGTTCGAATTGGGCGACCAACAGCTGCGTGTGATGTGTTTAGCTTTGGAGTATTGGTTCTAGAAGTGGTGTGTGGGCGAAGACCCATCATAGCAAATCAGCCACCATTGGTTGATTGGGTGTTTTCCCTTATAGAGAAAGGGGAGTTGAGTTGTGCTATTGATGAGCGTTTGAAGGGTCAAAGTGGTTATAATGCTGAGGAAGCTGAAAGGATGCTTCATTTGGGTTTGTTGTGTGTGGGTACTGACCCTGTTGTTAGGCCAACAATGAGGCAAGTGGTGAAAACATTGGAGGGAATAAAATGCACTGAGTGCAATGAAGAGTGCATCCATTTGGGTCTGCTAGGAAAAATAAACTCAGCAGCATCATGGTCAAAAAGTTCTACAAGTTCTTCGTATGTAAATTATCCTACCTTTGATGAAATTTTGCAGACCAAGTTTTATTCTACAGCATCTTTAAGCGTCTCTTGTCCCAGCCCACAGCCACAGTCAGAGTTTGTTTCAGAAGGAAGGTGA